One Vicia villosa cultivar HV-30 ecotype Madison, WI linkage group LG5, Vvil1.0, whole genome shotgun sequence genomic window, ATCGTCTCACAAGCTCACCATTATCACCAACAACAAGTATGCCCATGTTCCGCAATCATTCACCATTACATTGTCTTATTCGTAAATCACATATTTGCACAATGTTTCATTCCACCAAAGcaattaaattgagttttagaaataaagtcggctactgcccaCACTTCTagtttatattaaaaaacatttaattagctTTGCAATGCCCAAAATGGCACATAAAAAGAGTACACAGATCACAAGATACACAATTTCGAAGTTAGGAAAATTTCTGCACAgtagggtccgctcagcggcccACCAGCGATTCGttacagaagcgaactacgttgagACCTCTGCTTAGCGGGCTCAAACAATTTCTAGaaaacaaacagcatccgcttagccgactagctccgcttagcgggcGTGCGATAATGCAGAATTTTCATCTCTGCAACAGACTTGCAATCTCACCCATTCTCCACCCAAAATGCATTCCAAACATCACATAAAGGTGTAAAAACATCGCAGACATtatcacacatcatcaaacaCCATGAAAATACATTTTTCCATTCATAATTTCATGCAATATCATCAATTCCCCCAAACTATTTCATTCCCAAACCTAACAATCTCAATCCCAATACAACCAATTGAATCAAATAATATCATATTCAATCATATTacctataatcacataatagatactaaaaggaagagtctccccttaccttcgATCGGAGTTCTTGAAGGttctcttcttccttttcttcttcttctcttctctgctctttcacgtgttcCTCTTTTTCTCCCAATTggctcttttaaaaataaaataaaataaacacaacttagtaaaaggcctaaccaagtAGCAcatttcttttactaacatcacaccttaagcccaatagctcttattccataattttccagttaaatccaaattaaaataccaaaatttcaaataattaatttaaatccaaattaaattaataaacgaaaaatatggggtgttacaaagaccccctatgaactatggaagaataggaaacccaacatttcatattttaacccatttggttgtacttgttttattcttaatattaaagaatatctgaataagtttgattctaaagcacaaaagtgtttctactaggatactctgaacgctcaaaaggctatcgAGTATATAATACAAAAACCttaattgttgaagaatcaatcaacatcaaatttgatgataagcttgaccATCAGAAGGCAAAATAGATTGAAAATTTTTTTAGATACAGAAAATTTTTGTTTGTTATTATATAGGGTTTAGGGCTatcgagtatatatatatatatatatatatatatatatatatatatatatatatatatatatatatatatatatatgtgtgtgtgtgtatgtataaTGTATGAATGAAAAGTCTATTTTGGACTAAATTCTTTGTTTGTTATTATTAACTTTTCTTCTTTCGAAAATTCAATATCAACCACTACATTTTCCCACTTTTCTTCGGTGACTATTCAGTGATCTAGACACTTTGGATTTATATATAGGCGGCTGTTGCGGTCTCAATTTATAAAACGAGGGATTGTATTTTAGAAAATATCAACTCGTAAATATTATTCAACACCATTTTTTCCTTCTATTTTTCTTAAGAAGATGTAAAATTGTAAATACAGTCAAATGTAAAAAATTATTGAAAGTGAAGTGCAGAAAACTTAAACGTAGGAGTTTAAAAATGCCAAAACTTAAATTCTAATAATATTAAATTGTAAAATTGTAaagattttaaatataaaaacatgaattataaatttaataataattaaaataattagagaATTGATAATCAATTGTTagttatgattttttaaaatgttaatgaACCCCTTTTACATATTTTCTCCCTCTTGTGATGTAGTTCAcacttttgaaaatttgaaattatttttaaatttaatttttttggaaaTGCAACTTTGGACGCATCTTATATGATTTCATTCTTCGTAATTCAAGCAGTCGCTCAATTTTTATGACAAAATCAATTTGGAATTGCATCTTCGAAAATATTTTTAAGTGCATTTTTAACTATTTTAACGCAACCACCCACTTtagcaaaaatttaattttgagaTACATCGAAAACATTCTTAAGTCCATATTTAGCTATTTTAACGCAGCCACTGCATTTTTGCCAAAAATTAATTCGGAATTGCATTTTCGCTAACATTCTTGAGTCCATTTTAGCTATTTTAACGCAGCAACCTCATTTTTACCAaaaattaattcggagatgcattttcgaaaacattcTTGAGTATATTTTTAGCTATTTAAATGTCTGTATTTCGTAAATTATTGGGTGTTTTGGAAGATGCATTTCTGAATATACCGCATTACATTTTTACCCACCCACTTGCGCTTGCCCTTATTTTGTATGAAAATTATGCGTCCGGAGATAAATCTCTAAAAAATTTAGGATATTTTTGACTTTTCTCCAAAGGTTCGGGAGAACATATAAGAGTAGGAAAAGAAATTGCATTTATATGGCTTTTTGACAACTATCAACCTTAGGGTCGACCCGAACATTTCGGAAACTCTgttctaatttaaaaatataatttttcatataaaaataatatattttttatgtttaacatataaaaaaaattgaataatatatattttaaaaaaataatatattcttCTATTAAAAATAATGGACTAAGGTATATACAACACTAcattatattttatcataaaaacaTCTTAACAATTGAGTTGATCATAtatcttaaaatatttaataataacattTGTTAAAAGGTCATTATTCAAAAAGCTTATTAAAATAAAGTTAGACTAAAATTAAAAGTGTATATATAaaagataaacaaatatttattgcCATAACCTCTATTAAAAATACATAACAATTATATGTGGAGTTTGACTAAGACTTTGTTTGTTatagattaaaaaaatgatttaaaaaatgactttataattttttatttttcaattaatttttataattaaaagaataattatGAGAactaattagttaaatatttattattaaataatcttTAAACTGATGAATCTTCAAAataatctttttataaaaaactatTTAACATTAAATTTAAGTGATATTTTAAATTGCCACTTTGTTGTTGAATTTAATTGTAGATTAACTTGTTATTTTAAAATGGGATAAGCATTTTAAAACAATGAAATTGCCATTTTTTTGGTTGAATTAAAACAATCAAATTGCCAAAACAAAGGCACAAGAATCTAGGACCGAGGACATGACACACACTTTCATTCGCCAAACCTATGGAAATGGCTTCAGTGAGTTTACTGTTGTTGTGATTTTAATGTTGCTGTAACTTTGTGACTTTAgttaagaaaataaatgataaaataatcaaTGTATATTTTATTGATGTGAAAGAATAAATTGATAACTAAAGTTACCAAAGTTACATTCCTCCAAATTCACTCAAACCTTGTCTGAAACCTATTCTCATTTATTAGGCTATTTGTTAATTttaggatatttgtgaaatataatatatttaatacataaataaatatatttctaCTTAAGCCCACATATAATTTTGAGGCCCCAAAATATTTGACACCATGTGCGACGGTCCTTGTTGCAACCCATATGGCCGACCCTGATCTACCTATTTATTATAAATCTTAGACTTTTAGATAAATTCATCACAAAATTTTCAAATGAAGTACACAGGGAATTCTCCCAAAATCAAGAAACTATACTAGATAGTCATGCTCTTCTCTGTCAATAATGGCTAGTTTTCCACCGAAATCTTCTTTTCTTGGCAGCTCATCCatcttcctcttttcttttctcttctccCCATGGATGCTCGTTATCTATTTCTAGAAACATGCTATAACCCTATCCCTACTACAAATGTGAAGAAAACAAATCAACAAACTGGAAAATCTTTTGCATCTATTGTTTCAAATAATGTTTGTGATATACCACTAAGTCAACTATCAGCCCCTTGCCTTAAAGGTGATAGACTTGCCTTACCATCCCTAAAAATGAATACAACTTGGGGGTTGAAGTCTGCAAACATCAAAAAGTGAGATCAGTTAAAGCCTAGACCTTAAATCAGGGAATCCTTAAATTTTTCCCCTGATCAAAGGACTTTGTTCCTTCTACTCTAAAACAAATTTGGCTCAAGTTTGGATACGAATTCACGGCCTCTCCCAAGAATATTGGAGATCATGCATAATCTTTACTATTGAGAGTAGAGTAGGAACTACTATCTGCATTGATTCAACTTCCAACAAGTCTTCTTTTGAACGATCATTTGGACACTTTATGAGAGTTTTAGTTAACTTGGATTTAACAAAGGAATTCAACTATAAATTTTAGTGGAACGCGTTGGTTTCGTTTTCTTTGTTGACATTGAATATGAAAAGGTTCTTGAGTTTTATTACTTTTGTTCTTGTATTGGTCACTCAttaaacaaatgcaaaaaggaaGGAACAATCTTAAGGTAAGGATAAATAAAAAGTTCAGAAAACAACTAAGTCCAATTATGCTCTAGTGGGAAAGAAAACATGCACAGATGAGGGAATCAACAATGATTTGGAACCAGTCAATTAAGATAATATGGTGACATGACTAATTATAGTCACAATTGAAGCCAACAAAGCTGATCACATCAATATTATAGATCATGAAGGCATTGTTAAAATCAGGGAAACAAATGGAAGCTCCGAGGTTGAGTGTGTATATGCTACACAAATTGAGGAACAAAGTAGGGGAGCTAAAATTTGTGTAGAATCTGTAAAATAAACAGTTTTCTTTGTCATATATGCATCTACTTGCTATCTGCATAGAAGACAGTTATGGCATAATCTTTGTACTTAAACTCCTAATACACCTTGGTGTTTTATAGATGATTTTAATGCTATCATTAGTAATGATGAGTATAAGGGTAGTCACACCCCTACTAGAACTCCTATGAATgatttcttcaattggtttattACTAATCATTATATTCTTCTTCCTACAATAGGAAATAAGTATACTTGGAATAATGGTAGAAAGGGGAGGCAGTTGAGTGAAGAAAGATTGGATATAGTGGTTTGTAATGTTGACTGGCTTGATTTCTTGCTCCATTGTGGTTTGCAACACCCTTACCAAAATGAAATCTGACCATAATCCCATCTTGATGTCTTGTGATTTTGATGAAGTCCAGATTTATGTCTCAATTAAAATTTCTCAAAATAAGGTCTATAACACCCCAAATTTAGAATTATGATGCTTACATGTTTATTTATGAACATTAGTGATTTATTGTGTTTATTCATGAAATATTGTGATTTGTTGTGGTGATTAGATTGTTGGTGGGAATATAAATTCTTAAGTTGGAattatttagaataattaaataatagttttatgttattattattattaataataaggaaaataaaataattggaaatgtAGATATTTAAGGGGAAATGAGGTAATTGCATGAGAATAAGTGAGGGCATGAGAGGGAAAACATAGAAAGGGTCTAGTGTTGCTAGATAAAAATGGAAGATAGGGAAAATGAGATCATTTTGTTTTGTACGTGAAATTGAGAAGAGGAGAAGAGTGATAGGGCAAGAGAGGCTTAAGGAGAACAATTCATCCTTAGAAGCTTGGGAAGAAAAATTTCTAGGAATAACAAGGTAAGGGTGTGTAATGGTTCCCAACTATGATTGATATGAGGGGAGGGTGGATGTAGGGTTTTAGTTCTTTTGGTTGATATTGGTTTATGATGAACAATTGATGAACATGTGAAATCCTTGATCTTGATGTTGTGTGCATATGTGGTATTTGTGAAatctttgatgatgttgttgttgtaaatTAGTTGTTGATTTATGTGTTTCGTGAACTTTAGTTGAATTTGACATGAATGGATGAATTGGTGAATAAAGATGATGGATTGATGTTGTAGTTATGAAGTATTATTGTTTCATGATTCGATGATATGATAGATGAATTTAGGATGTTAAAACAATAGAAAATATGAGTTTTGGTGATGTGATTTCGTGGGACAAGTTACTGGTATgtaaattggtgtttaaatgaaTAAAACTGAGTTTTCATGCTAAAACAACAGTATGTGTCAACCTAAACGAGCTATGTGTCAACACGTAGCCTTTAGAAAAGtgatttttggaaaattttaATGCATGTGTCGAAACAAGAGTCTCTATGAGTCAACACATAGAAACAAAAGCTACAGGCTTTAAAACGAGAGTACATGTGTCGACCTGTAA contains:
- the LOC131604764 gene encoding uncharacterized protein LOC131604764, whose protein sequence is MDARYLFLETCYNPIPTTNVKKTNQQTGKSFASIVSNNVCDIPLSQLSAPCLKVTIEANKADHINIIDHEGIVKIRETNGSSEVECVYATQIEEQNDFNAIISNDEYKGSHTPTRTPMNDFFNWFITNHYILLPTIGNKYTWNNGRKGRQLSEERLDIVDVKTIENMSFGDVISWDKLLDWIFSHYNANTIVPITKTNDAKSLNHFRPISLANFMRKIVTKIIIDRLPTILSFLISLKQKWFVTGRNIRDNICLTYEAINLLNNKSFGGNGALKIDIYKSFDTLI